In Hasllibacter sp. MH4015, the following proteins share a genomic window:
- a CDS encoding DNA alkylation repair protein: MADREAEMKVDEALEALREGADPARAAEMAAYHKIHRPYLGLSNAVTGELATAWRKAAADQAALVDLARGLWESDIFEARIAAGKLFVQARMRPDDRLAWDWIASVVPEFDSWAIADAVAQGGQKRVVQDPARLDVLEHWAGSDHFWTRRAAFVFALPFCKARHPGEVEQAARLRVMGWAEDLAGNHEWFIQKAIAWWLRDLSKRDAVTVAGWLERHGARLKPFARKEAARHLPQDASPEA, translated from the coding sequence TTGGCTGATCGAGAAGCCGAGATGAAAGTGGATGAGGCGCTGGAAGCCTTGCGCGAAGGTGCCGATCCGGCCCGCGCGGCGGAAATGGCGGCCTACCACAAGATCCACCGCCCCTATCTGGGCCTGTCCAACGCCGTGACCGGCGAATTGGCGACCGCTTGGCGGAAGGCGGCGGCGGATCAGGCGGCCCTGGTCGACCTGGCGCGCGGCCTTTGGGAGAGCGACATTTTCGAGGCGCGGATCGCCGCGGGCAAACTGTTCGTGCAGGCCCGGATGCGCCCCGATGATCGTCTGGCCTGGGACTGGATCGCATCCGTCGTGCCCGAGTTCGACTCCTGGGCCATTGCCGATGCCGTGGCGCAGGGCGGCCAGAAGCGCGTGGTGCAGGATCCGGCCCGGCTCGATGTGCTGGAACACTGGGCCGGATCGGACCATTTCTGGACCCGGCGCGCGGCCTTCGTGTTTGCCCTGCCGTTTTGCAAGGCGCGCCATCCGGGGGAGGTCGAGCAAGCGGCCCGCCTGCGCGTGATGGGATGGGCGGAGGATCTGGCTGGGAACCATGAATGGTTCATCCAGAAAGCCATCGCCTGGTGGCTGCGCGACCTGTCGAAGCGGGACGCGGTGACGGTCGCGGGTTGGCTGGAGCGGCACGGCGCACGCCTGAAACCCTTTGCGCGCAAGGAAGCGGCGCGGCATCTGCCGCAAGATGCATCCCCGGAGGCGTGA
- the glmU gene encoding bifunctional UDP-N-acetylglucosamine diphosphorylase/glucosamine-1-phosphate N-acetyltransferase GlmU — translation MQAPKDRPLALIVLAAGAGTRMNSDLPKPLHLLGQAPLLAHTLAAGAALEPARVIVVTGHGADAVEAALDGLMPEAVAIRQDPQEGTGHAVLQAADALDGFDGDAMVLYADSPFFRPETLAQMRAARGQHDVIMLGFEPEDPGRYGRLVMEGDALKRIVEFKDATATERAIGLCNSGVLCADAGTLMGLLRKVTNDNAAGEYYLTDVPELANADGLSASVVICDEAETLGINSRAELAAAERRFQDIRRGEMMEAGVTMQAPETVHFTLDTHIGRDAVVEPYVVFGPDVTVESGAQIRAFSHLEGCHVGAGAMVGPYARIRPGTELGNDAKIGNFVEVKAAEIGEGAKVNHLSYVGDASVGERANLGAGTVTCNYDGVMKHRTEIGAEAFIGSDTMLVAPVKIGAQAMTASGSVVTEDVPDGALALGRAKQVNKPGLAVKLRARLKAIKAGKTKG, via the coding sequence ATGCAGGCACCTAAAGATCGTCCCCTTGCGCTGATCGTGCTGGCCGCCGGGGCGGGGACGCGAATGAATTCCGATCTGCCCAAGCCGCTGCATCTGCTGGGGCAAGCGCCGCTTCTGGCCCATACGCTCGCCGCCGGGGCCGCGCTGGAGCCTGCGCGCGTCATCGTCGTGACCGGCCATGGCGCGGATGCGGTGGAGGCCGCGTTGGACGGGCTGATGCCCGAGGCGGTCGCAATCAGGCAGGACCCGCAGGAGGGTACGGGCCACGCGGTGTTGCAGGCCGCCGATGCGCTGGACGGGTTCGACGGCGACGCGATGGTGCTTTACGCGGATTCTCCGTTCTTCCGGCCCGAGACGCTGGCGCAGATGCGCGCCGCGCGCGGCCAGCATGACGTGATTATGCTCGGGTTTGAACCGGAAGATCCGGGCCGCTACGGCCGGTTGGTGATGGAGGGCGATGCGCTGAAGCGGATCGTGGAGTTCAAGGACGCGACGGCGACGGAACGTGCGATCGGCCTGTGCAATTCCGGCGTGCTCTGCGCCGATGCCGGAACGCTGATGGGCCTTCTGCGCAAGGTCACGAACGACAATGCGGCGGGCGAATATTACCTGACCGACGTGCCGGAACTGGCCAATGCCGACGGGCTGAGCGCCAGCGTCGTGATCTGTGACGAGGCGGAGACGCTTGGCATCAACTCACGCGCCGAACTGGCCGCGGCGGAGCGGCGGTTCCAGGATATCCGCCGGGGCGAGATGATGGAGGCGGGCGTCACCATGCAGGCGCCCGAGACGGTGCATTTCACCCTCGACACCCATATCGGGCGCGACGCGGTGGTGGAGCCCTACGTGGTCTTCGGCCCGGACGTCACGGTGGAATCCGGCGCGCAGATCCGCGCGTTCAGCCATCTGGAAGGCTGCCACGTGGGTGCGGGCGCGATGGTCGGGCCCTATGCGCGCATCCGGCCCGGAACGGAATTGGGCAACGATGCCAAGATCGGCAATTTCGTGGAGGTCAAGGCGGCGGAGATCGGCGAAGGCGCGAAGGTGAACCACCTGTCCTATGTGGGCGATGCATCGGTGGGCGAACGGGCCAATCTGGGCGCGGGCACCGTGACCTGCAACTACGACGGCGTCATGAAACACCGCACGGAGATCGGGGCGGAGGCATTCATCGGCTCGGACACGATGCTGGTGGCCCCGGTCAAGATCGGCGCACAGGCGATGACGGCCAGCGGATCCGTGGTGACGGAGGACGTGCCGGACGGCGCACTGGCGCTTGGCCGGGCGAAACAGGTGAACAAGCCGGGGCTGGCGGTAAAGCTGCGCGCCCGGCTCAAGGCGATAAAAGCAGGCAAGACAAAGGGATAG
- a CDS encoding threonine dehydratase, with translation MHFTHADLRAAAGIVYTQMQPTPQYAWPLLAEKTGCEVWVKHENHTPTGAFKLRGAITFIDWLKRTHPDVTGICTATRGNHGQGQARAARAAGLTAKVYVPRGNSVEKNAAMRAFGAELIEFGEDFDEARTEAFRVAEEEGLMIVPPFHEELVRGVATYAWELFSNVPDLDTVYVPIGCGSGICGTILARDALGLKTKIVGVVSDAAQTAKLSVEAGHLVETDSAKTFADGMAVRVPVQAAYDIYSKGVERIIAVSDAEVAEAIRTYYHATHNLAEGAGAAPLAGLMQERAAMVGKKVAVILCGGNIDKEWLSTVLLGGVPWA, from the coding sequence ATGCACTTCACCCATGCCGACCTTCGCGCCGCCGCCGGCATCGTCTACACCCAGATGCAACCGACGCCGCAATATGCCTGGCCGCTGCTGGCCGAGAAAACGGGATGCGAGGTCTGGGTCAAGCACGAGAACCACACCCCCACCGGTGCCTTCAAGCTGCGCGGCGCGATCACCTTCATCGACTGGCTCAAGCGCACCCATCCCGACGTGACGGGCATCTGCACCGCCACGCGCGGCAACCACGGGCAGGGCCAGGCCCGCGCCGCCCGTGCCGCCGGGCTGACCGCCAAGGTCTACGTCCCCCGCGGCAATTCGGTGGAAAAGAACGCCGCCATGCGCGCCTTCGGGGCGGAGCTGATCGAATTCGGGGAGGATTTCGACGAGGCCCGCACCGAAGCCTTCCGCGTCGCCGAAGAAGAGGGCCTGATGATCGTGCCTCCCTTCCACGAGGAACTGGTGCGCGGCGTCGCGACCTATGCGTGGGAGCTGTTTTCCAACGTCCCCGACCTCGACACGGTCTATGTCCCCATCGGCTGCGGCTCCGGCATCTGCGGCACGATCCTCGCCCGCGACGCGCTGGGGCTGAAGACGAAGATCGTGGGCGTCGTCAGCGACGCCGCGCAAACCGCGAAACTGTCGGTTGAGGCTGGGCACCTCGTGGAAACCGACAGCGCCAAGACCTTCGCCGACGGCATGGCCGTGCGCGTCCCGGTGCAGGCAGCCTATGATATCTACTCCAAGGGCGTGGAGCGGATCATCGCCGTCTCCGACGCCGAAGTGGCCGAGGCGATCCGCACCTATTACCACGCCACCCACAACCTCGCCGAAGGCGCAGGCGCCGCGCCCCTGGCGGGCCTGATGCAGGAGCGCGCGGCGATGGTGGGCAAGAAGGTCGCCGTGATCCTCTGTGGGGGCAATATCGACAAGGAATGGCTCTCCACCGTGCTTCTGGGCGGTGTTCCCTGGGCGTGA
- a CDS encoding GNAT family N-acetyltransferase produces MSLGPAALTLTGNHVRLVPLHMDHRDALAQASEAGQLHRLWYTTVPSAGGMAAEITRRLALRDAGAMIPFTQVDASGTPVGMTTYMNIDHDLPRVEIGSTWIGPTAQRGPLNTEAKRLLLGHAFEVWDCEAVEFRTHRLNLQSRRAIERLGAQLDGILRAHMRMADGSLRDTACYSVIRSEWPTVRAHLDWLIEKPR; encoded by the coding sequence ATGAGCCTTGGTCCCGCGGCTCTGACCCTGACAGGCAATCATGTGCGCCTTGTGCCCCTGCACATGGATCACCGCGATGCGCTGGCCCAGGCGTCGGAGGCGGGGCAATTGCACCGGCTCTGGTACACCACTGTTCCATCGGCAGGCGGGATGGCGGCGGAGATCACCCGCAGGCTCGCCTTGCGCGATGCGGGTGCGATGATCCCGTTCACACAAGTGGATGCCAGCGGCACGCCGGTGGGCATGACGACCTACATGAATATCGACCACGACCTGCCGCGGGTGGAGATCGGGTCCACCTGGATCGGCCCGACGGCGCAGCGCGGGCCGCTCAATACCGAGGCCAAGCGCCTGCTTCTGGGCCACGCCTTCGAGGTTTGGGACTGCGAGGCCGTTGAGTTCCGCACCCACCGGCTGAACCTGCAATCGCGGCGCGCGATCGAGCGGCTTGGTGCGCAGCTGGACGGGATCTTGCGGGCCCATATGCGCATGGCCGACGGATCGCTGCGCGACACTGCGTGCTATTCCGTGATCCGCAGCGAATGGCCGACCGTGCGCGCGCATTTGGATTGGCTGATCGAGAAGCCGAGATGA
- the glmS gene encoding glutamine--fructose-6-phosphate transaminase (isomerizing): protein MCGIVGVLGRHEVAPILVEALKRLEYRGYDSAGIATVQDGVLDRKRAVGKLVNLSDALVHDPLAGKSGIGHTRWATHGGPTVTNAHPHQAGRVAVVHNGIIENYRELRARLDHRTFVTETDTETVAQLCEDYLDQGMTPRDAATETLKHLDGAYALAFLFEGEDDLIVAARKGSPLAIGHGEGEMFVGSDAIALGPMTNLITYLEEGDYAFVTRDGVEIRDAEGRLANRETRTIPAQSTQLDKGGHKHFMAKEIFEQPVVLSDCLGHYATADGVSIPGEVDFAQVDRVSLVACGTAFYAASVAKYWFEQLARLPCDVDIASEFRYREPPVSDKSVALFVSQSGETADTLAALRYVQEKAAKILAVVNVPESSIARESDLILPIQAGVEVGVASTKAFMNQLGVLANLAILAARQRGTIDAAREAELLTALRAMPGLINQALALEDQVVKHTAKLSEAHSVLFLGRGPMFPLAMEGALKLKEISYIHAEGYASGELKHGPIALIDKSVPVIVLAPKDALFDKTVSNMQEVMARDGRVWLVTDADGAAEAGDGTWATLILPKVDPILAPMLYAVPAQLIAYHTALHKGTDVDQPRNLAKSVTVE, encoded by the coding sequence ATGTGCGGGATTGTTGGGGTTCTGGGCAGGCACGAGGTTGCGCCCATCCTTGTCGAGGCGCTCAAACGCCTGGAATATCGCGGCTATGACAGTGCCGGGATCGCCACGGTGCAGGATGGCGTGCTGGATCGCAAGCGCGCGGTCGGTAAGCTGGTGAACCTGTCCGACGCGCTGGTCCATGATCCGCTGGCGGGCAAATCCGGCATCGGCCACACGCGGTGGGCGACCCATGGCGGGCCGACCGTCACCAATGCGCATCCCCATCAAGCGGGGCGCGTGGCCGTGGTCCATAACGGGATCATCGAGAATTATCGGGAGCTTCGGGCGCGGCTGGATCACCGGACCTTCGTGACGGAAACCGATACCGAGACCGTCGCGCAGCTTTGCGAAGATTACCTGGATCAAGGCATGACGCCGCGCGACGCCGCGACGGAAACGCTAAAACACCTCGACGGGGCCTATGCCCTGGCCTTCCTGTTCGAGGGCGAGGATGACCTGATCGTGGCGGCGCGCAAGGGCTCCCCCCTGGCGATCGGCCACGGTGAGGGGGAGATGTTCGTGGGCTCCGACGCGATCGCGCTGGGGCCGATGACGAACCTCATCACCTATCTGGAAGAGGGCGATTACGCCTTCGTCACGCGGGATGGCGTGGAGATCCGCGATGCCGAGGGACGGTTGGCCAACCGCGAGACACGGACTATCCCCGCCCAATCCACGCAGCTCGACAAGGGCGGCCACAAGCACTTCATGGCCAAGGAGATCTTCGAGCAGCCCGTGGTCCTGTCGGATTGCCTGGGCCACTACGCCACCGCAGACGGCGTGAGCATCCCGGGGGAGGTTGATTTCGCGCAGGTCGACCGCGTCAGCCTCGTGGCCTGCGGCACGGCCTTCTACGCCGCCTCGGTCGCGAAATACTGGTTCGAACAACTCGCCCGGCTGCCCTGCGACGTCGATATCGCGTCCGAGTTCCGCTACCGCGAACCGCCCGTGTCCGACAAGAGTGTGGCGCTTTTCGTCAGCCAATCCGGGGAGACGGCCGACACCCTTGCCGCTCTGCGCTACGTGCAGGAAAAGGCCGCGAAAATCCTGGCCGTGGTGAATGTCCCCGAAAGCTCCATCGCGCGGGAAAGCGACCTGATCCTGCCGATCCAGGCGGGCGTGGAGGTGGGCGTCGCCTCCACCAAGGCGTTCATGAACCAGCTTGGTGTTCTTGCGAACCTCGCCATCCTCGCCGCGCGCCAACGCGGCACCATCGACGCCGCGCGGGAGGCGGAGTTGTTGACCGCCCTGCGCGCCATGCCGGGGCTGATCAACCAGGCGCTGGCGCTCGAAGATCAGGTGGTCAAACACACCGCCAAGCTGTCGGAGGCGCATTCCGTCCTGTTCCTGGGCCGTGGCCCGATGTTCCCGCTTGCCATGGAGGGGGCGCTGAAGCTCAAGGAAATCAGCTATATCCACGCCGAAGGATACGCGAGTGGAGAGCTCAAGCACGGCCCCATCGCGCTGATCGACAAGAGCGTGCCGGTGATCGTGCTGGCCCCCAAGGACGCCCTGTTCGACAAGACCGTGTCCAACATGCAGGAGGTCATGGCGCGCGACGGGCGGGTCTGGCTTGTCACCGATGCCGATGGCGCGGCGGAGGCGGGCGATGGTACATGGGCCACGCTGATCCTGCCCAAGGTGGACCCGATCCTGGCCCCGATGCTCTATGCCGTGCCCGCGCAATTGATCGCCTATCACACGGCGCTTCACAAAGGGACGGATGTGGATCAGCCCCGCAACCTCGCCAAATCGGTGACGGTGGAATGA
- a CDS encoding MFS transporter has product MAAETEFSFASLSDTARRHIRVFQVHQFLDRFAMGLTVAVVALALTDRGMDLFQISLLFGIYSLTTMAMELPFGGLADSIGRKPVFLAAIVASLMSLVLFLSSSDFYVLALSFAFIGFGRALRSGTLDAWFVETFKATAPDVDVQPALAKAQWANAVGLATGAVVGGILPDILGGVAECRGFSIYDVSYMASAGVMLGVLAFTLGAIAETPRPLTMTALKNGFATVPSVIKDAGRLAVRHPALSMLLAALTFFLMASNPVEVIWPTHAKPMLDEDFANTFIGALMATYFFSIAFGAFLSPQISRVFKRRHAVTLAATFACLAIVQIALALQGTIFGFAVIFILYAVILGVSETPASSILHRYVGDHQRSTMLSLRSLIQQLGGALGMVMTGAIAEVYSTPIAWSVGAAFLVIAAILSLLLTRRLGPSA; this is encoded by the coding sequence ATGGCCGCCGAAACCGAATTCTCCTTCGCATCCCTCAGCGACACGGCGCGGCGGCATATCCGCGTGTTTCAGGTCCATCAGTTTCTTGACCGTTTCGCGATGGGACTGACCGTTGCCGTGGTGGCCCTGGCCCTGACCGACCGTGGCATGGACCTCTTCCAGATCTCGCTTCTCTTCGGGATCTACTCCCTCACGACAATGGCGATGGAGCTTCCGTTCGGGGGCCTTGCAGACAGTATCGGCCGCAAGCCGGTCTTCCTGGCGGCAATCGTCGCCAGCCTGATGTCGCTCGTGCTCTTCCTATCAAGCAGCGATTTCTACGTGCTGGCGCTGTCCTTTGCCTTCATCGGGTTCGGACGCGCGCTCAGGTCCGGCACGCTTGATGCGTGGTTCGTCGAAACCTTCAAGGCGACCGCGCCCGATGTGGATGTCCAGCCCGCGCTGGCCAAAGCGCAATGGGCCAATGCCGTCGGCCTCGCCACCGGCGCCGTGGTGGGTGGTATCTTGCCCGACATCCTGGGCGGCGTCGCGGAATGCCGCGGGTTCAGCATTTATGACGTGTCTTACATGGCAAGCGCCGGTGTGATGTTGGGCGTGTTGGCGTTTACATTGGGGGCCATTGCCGAGACGCCGCGCCCGTTGACGATGACGGCGCTCAAAAACGGCTTCGCCACCGTGCCATCGGTGATCAAGGACGCAGGCCGCCTGGCCGTCAGGCATCCCGCTTTGTCGATGCTGCTGGCCGCATTGACGTTCTTCCTCATGGCATCCAACCCGGTGGAGGTGATCTGGCCGACCCACGCCAAGCCGATGTTGGACGAGGATTTCGCGAACACGTTCATCGGCGCTTTGATGGCGACCTATTTCTTTTCGATCGCGTTCGGCGCGTTCCTGTCGCCGCAGATCAGCCGGGTGTTCAAACGGCGGCACGCCGTAACGCTGGCCGCGACCTTCGCCTGTCTCGCAATCGTCCAGATCGCACTGGCCTTGCAGGGCACTATCTTCGGCTTTGCGGTGATATTCATCCTCTATGCCGTGATCCTTGGCGTCAGCGAAACGCCGGCCAGCAGCATTCTTCACCGCTATGTGGGCGACCATCAGCGCTCGACAATGCTCTCTCTGCGATCGTTGATACAGCAATTGGGCGGCGCCTTGGGGATGGTCATGACCGGCGCAATCGCTGAGGTCTACTCCACGCCCATCGCATGGAGCGTCGGCGCGGCGTTCCTTGTGATCGCAGCGATCCTGTCGCTGTTGCTGACCAGACGGCTTGGCCCAAGCGCCTGA